DNA sequence from the Cyprinus carpio isolate SPL01 chromosome A9, ASM1834038v1, whole genome shotgun sequence genome:
gaaccatcatgttagaataattacatttttgaattattaatcaGGTTCAGATTTTGTGCTGCATAACACCAGGCAGCTGACAAGAGTGTATCCAAGTGGAATCAGAACGGATTCATCTAATTACTGTCCAGTAGACATGTGGAACATGGGATGCCAGATTGGTTAGTATGGTAGATAATATATTGCACACCATTATATCAGTTCTACAAAGTGGAAGAATGTTAGCATGGAAGACATAAAAACACTCTATGTAAAGAGAAGCAGGGAAACATACAGTAGCTACGGTAATGTGTTGTAAGGTGGCCAGTGTATTTACTTTAATATGTTTCTGATTCATAGTGGCATTAAACTTCCAGACAGCAGGGATGGAAATGGATCTTAATGATGGGTTGTTTACTCAGAATGGATGCAGTGGCTATATCCTAAAACCTGAGATCCTTTGCAAAAAGGAGAGCCTCTTTAATCCTGAAAATCCTGAGGAACATGAAGATTACCACCCTCTACAGTTCTCTGTTAAGGTATTAAACATGTTCCCTCTGCAAGTTATTTTGCGTTTTCATTTGTTGATTCTTTCTGTTTTCATCTCTTTTTCTAGGTTATCAGTGGACAACAGCTGcctaaattaaagcaaaaagaatGGTCCATTGTAGACCCCCTGGTAAGGGTGGAAATTTATGGCGTTTCTTTGGATCAAGCCAAACAGGAGACCAAATACATTGACAacaatggtgagtaaatgagtgaGTAAATGGTCTGAAGTGTCCAAATCACTACAAGAGAGACAAATGGAAGTTGTGCATGTTCACCAGAATACGCGTATACTTTGTGGTTGTAACTTTAATAATGTGGAAACAGATATTACCTGTTAAGATGACAAGTTTCCATAATTTTACAAACCATAGGAAACCTATTTAAGTCCTGGTGCTTGCATTgatgtttctctttttatttttcatctggaCAGGATTCAACCCACGCTGGAACGAAACCTTAAAGTTCACAATCCACACCCCTGAGCTGGCACTGGTGCGCTTTGTAGTTGAAGACTATGATAAAGCATCAAGGAATGACTTCATAGGGCAATATACTCTACCTTTTACCTGTATTCAACCAGGTAGTCCTATAttgaaaaacagtttttgaaaaaaCAGGGTCTTATTCACTAACCAAGCAAACACTGCCTGTGTGAATGTTTCCACACAGAAATCCTCATTTATCAATAAGTCtgcactttgttttgtttttttttttctaaatgtaagaTAAAACTTAGAAACAACTGAAGCATATGCTTACTCATTTAGAATAAACTGGATTACTCAACATTAGAACGAGGGGTAAGAACAAATGTGTACATGCACGCATTTTTGTGCAAATTTTGTGTGAAAATCATTTTGTCTCACATaagattagtattattattagtgaatgagactcagtgtttttatgcatgtactctaaaatcattaaaaattagtTTTGCCTTCTTGCAAATAACAAAAAGCTTCTTTTTACAGGATATCGTCATGTGCATCTGTTGTCCAAAGACGGAACGAGtctccatccatcctccatctaTGTTCATATCAAAATCACACAGCTGTAATTTCACAATACTAGGAGTTTTATTCACAATGCTTGAAACTTGTTCTGAAGAGCTAATATTTTTCAGACAAATCTGTAGTTTGCTGTAAAAAGGTAGAGGAAACATTTTATCTTGTGTTGTGCTTAAAAATACTTGAACGAATGTTGGCAATAATTTGAACaaaccaaaatattatttaataactagAACttgcattaacaaaaaaaaaaaagtgtagcaactggtattatttattatgtgtatctCTATAGTTGTATGGTGTTAGTAGATCCTTGTTGTCAGAACAGACCTCCAAGAATGGTGCAGAAAAGCTTTTTCggtaaaagcacattttatttttaattgtttacctATGCAAtactaaatgtactgtaaaaaaaaaaaaaaaaaaaaaaaaatcaaatgcatttttttttctgtttgaacgTTATGCAATCAAGGCAGAAAGGATCCTTAAAGTTGTACATTATCTGAATTAAAGGAACTGAGCATGGTATAGTGCTTTTTATAAATAACCCGAAAGCAAGTGTTCAaagtaaataacttttatttccaTTATGTATGTACATTCTGagctaaatttagatttttttctttgaaaaatgccttttaaaggaataaatataTCGTAAAAATATTTATCCAGTGTGGTTTGAATGAGGGTTTTGATTATAATGACATGTAACACtttcataaaacaaagaaatgtcaaTTGAAATGCATACAGCAGCACGGCTACATATCCCCTGCTGTTTGCATGTGCTCTAAAGCAGTTTGCCCATCCTCTTGTCTCTCTTGCGCTTCCCTAATCCAGGTCTTTTGTGTACTCATAGAGGCCTCTTGGTCTTTTCCCACACCATCTTGAACGGGCAAGTCTGGGTGATGTCTCTGAAGGTGCTTTACAACCTGAAATTTCTGTTTTGCCCGGTAGGGACAGTGGAGGCAGTAAAATGGCAGCTTATTTGTGTGGGACAGGTAATGATGGCGGAGACCCGCAGGCCAGCGGAATGCCCTTTGGCATATGGAGCACACATAAGGTCGCTCCTCACTGTGCTTTCTCTGATGTGTCTTGAGGAGGAAGCGTGTCTTGAAAGCCTTTCCACACTTCTCGCATATAAAGGAACGCTCGTCTCTGTGACGTGTCTCCTGGTGGATGCGCAGGGCATCGGCACGGTTGGTGCGGTACTCACAGTCCTCACATGCATAAGGTTTGGCACCTGTTGAAAAGAAGGATAAACATCAAGGTGTGCAAGTAATTTACAATGAGAGTAAGCTAGACTATAGCACATAGCTacctgtgtgttttgtcatgTGATACTTCAGCTGGTTGACCCATTTGCATTTGTAGCCACATTCTGGGCAGAGATACTTGCGTTCCTCCATGTGAATCCTcatatgatactaaaataaagaGAGATCAATTAAACTGGAAACACCAACAGAACTGGATAGTAAAAACCAAATATCACTATCTTGGATAACAGCTCTTTATACCTTCAGTCTTGAAGGATCAGCACATGCATAATTGCACTTCTCACACCGgtaaggtttctctcctgtaTGGATTCGAATGTGCCAGGTGATCTTCTGTTTGTTTCTGGTGGAAAACTTGCATTCAGTGCACTTAAAGAGGCAGGTTCCTCCATGTGACCGCACATGCTGGTCAAACACCACTTTGTGGGTGCAAGAGAAACCGCAGACATCACACTTCAGAGTTTTCTCCTCTGCTGCTCCATCTTCATGCTCATCTAACATGTGCTGGACCAGAAGGAGTCTTTTATGGGTACTGAAGGAACAAACCAAGCACTGATGGGTGATGGACATcttactttgtttttctgtaccATTTTGAGGATCTTTCGTCTTGATTTCAGGATGTTCACGCTGCATATGTGTTTTGAGAGCAGCTTGGCAGCCACAGGTGAAGCTACACTGGGTGCAAGACAAGCTGTTAGCATCTGGATGTGCTCGGTTGGAATGTTGCCTCAGAGCAACATCGGAGCTGAAACGTGCATTGCATTGGCTGCAATGGTAGCTAAGATCACCAGTGTGACAGCTCAAGTTGTGGCGGTTGATGTCACTGAGGTTATAAGCTCTGTAGTCACAAAGTGAACAGAAGTGCGTTGCCTGTTTGCCATGAATGCGTTGATGGTGCAAGCGTAGTCTGGACGTGGTGCCGAACGTTTGGCCACAGAGATCACAGCTATGCCTCCCAACACCTGTGTGCATGGACTCATGGGCCTCAAGTCGGTAGCGACGGATTGTGCTAAATGAACAGAAGCGGCATTGGTGAGGACGAACTCCCTCATGCTTCACAGCAACATGCTGTGTCAGGCAACGCTCTTGCTTGCAGGTGAAGGAGCAAAGATTGCACTGCAGGTTGCCGGATATTTTACCTCTAGTAACCTTCTTCTCTTTCTTGTGACCTAGGAtgtgatgattgagagatgttTCTGATTTGGCAACAAATGAACACTGTGGACACTGTATTTCACCTGGTTTTAAACAGCCCTTTATCTGATGACTTGCTAGAGCTCTCTTTTGGTGGCAGAGAAAAGGACAGTTGGGACATGAGAAACGAGGTTTGGGGTCTTGGGGTCTCTCTTCTTCTACTGAATCCCTTTCTGAGTCATTTGCCCCGACTTCCTCCTGATCATGTTCTGAGTCACTAGGATTATCTTCTTGCTCAAACTGCTCTCCCATTTCAGCCAGATCTACCTTACGGGTGCTTCCACTGCATGTTGCGCAGTGCCGATCTATTGTGACTTTCCTAACAGATGAGAAAGGACATTTTCTGCAACTATACCTCCCATCATCTTCAATATACCCAGAGATCTCATCATTTACCAATCCCTCCTTTTCTGCTAGCTTGTTTCTACTCCTCACAATTTCCTGCCCTCCTTTGGTTGTGCTTGTCAGTGAATCAGTCTCATTTACCGCAGCAGCTATGATAGGAGACAGTGGGCCTTCAGGTTCAGCTAAATCTTGTACTCTTGAATCTGTAGAATCAGTGACTTCAACAGGTTCAGGATGCATTGTGAGGGATTTAAGAGTTGTACTCTGTACCTGCATAGATGCATTACTCCCTGAACTACCTTCACAACTCCCTGATTTACCTACAGTGCTAGCGAAAACAGACTTCTTTCTGCACCTCAGCAGTGACTGGCACTTCCGGAGGTGGGTGTTCAAAGAACGCTGCTGTTTAAACTGCATGCCGCAATCCTGGCAGCGTAGTCCTGCCTTCATGACCTGGCAGGACGACCTGCAGTGCCGGATTAATGCTGCCTGCTTTCTGGTCACATAGGAGCAGCGGCTACACTGATACATACTGTCCCGTGTCTGGACGACAAGCATCTGCACCCTGCCCTCTAGTACAAGGGCTTCAGCCTGCTCTTTATCCTGTTTTCTCATGACATGCAAACGGGTCTCAGAAGCCGATGCCTCTACACATTTCTCCTGATGGAGTCCCTCCCTGCTCCTTTCATTTTCTGTCAATGGTGGCAGGTCTTCTGAGTCACTTTGATCCTCAAAGTAAGCTgcattgtcatcatcatcatcaactgATGGTTGTGGGAAGTTCTGATGGACTGTTTGCAATGTGTGAGATTCAAAATTACCATCAAATGCGGTGTCGTGTATATTTACTGTCTCGGCAAGTACCATTCGTGTGCTACTCTGGCTGGTTTGGGAAGTAAAAAGTGGGGAGCCACACTGTTCTTCATTATTTGGATGTCCTTCAGAAAGATTACTTGCCTCTTCTCTTGCAGACTCAATATCAAGACTGGCCTGCTGTACTAAAGTAATTTCCTCAGTTCCTCCAATTGTGGCTGCTATTGCTTCAGTCTCATTATCATTTACAGACACATCTTTTGAGTCATCTATAAGAAACCTATTTGAAACTTTTGTATTAACTGTTTCTTCCCTATATTCTGAATTTGAAGTCTGAGATGCTGTTGTTTTGGAGAAAAAGTTGTGCGTCAAATCCACAGAGctttgctctttttctttctgtgcatatttctcaagCCACCCCACATCTCCAGGCACATATCCGTGGGATTTCTTTTTATGCAGGAAGAGGCCAGTGTTGCTAAATGTGGTGTAGCGGCAAAGTGCGCAGCAGAACACGCGTGTCCGGGTGTGCCTGCAGTTTTCATGGCTATGCAGGGCTTGGCGGTATTTTGTTGTGTAAGGGCAAAATGTGCACTG
Encoded proteins:
- the LOC109088734 gene encoding zinc finger protein 142-like, whose amino-acid sequence is MEQQKPGCDSKQLKHVENNAAETPEALSQLKGMDMPIQARSKKSVTEKLKASTKKGKKCATISQEKFPSKVGHVAEGTEHMFRTHICSECRRCFKTRSHLIEHMRIHFPDPSLQCPTCKHYFTSKSKLRVHMLRETGQKLHRCHLCEYGSVERNSLRRHLAGVHGHQEDDAPNGELFKCPTCQKTFCQSQALKSHMKSHSKTRDGQPLPCFHNGCAFQCTEKKQLLKHALDAHQIEAVECRHHACGAFFGSLEDMEKHLRTHQAYHCPHCDFSCSNKSLFQQHKRQGHPGNQELNCSFCPFTTLNPVEFDQHVGHFHASEKTHHCEQCSFVTAHKRVLKRHMLMHTGEKPHKCTLCDFRCRDETYLSKHMLTHSDDKQHMCSECGYVTKWKHYLSVHMRKHAGDLRYKCNQCPYRCHRIDQLNSHKLRHQEKSLICEVCAYSCKRKTELRSHMQLKHSTKADPQTPLYQCTFCPYTTKYRQALHSHENCRHTRTRVFCCALCRYTTFSNTGLFLHKKKSHGYVPGDVGWLEKYAQKEKEQSSVDLTHNFFSKTTASQTSNSEYREETVNTKVSNRFLIDDSKDVSVNDNETEAIAATIGGTEEITLVQQASLDIESAREEASNLSEGHPNNEEQCGSPLFTSQTSQSSTRMVLAETVNIHDTAFDGNFESHTLQTVHQNFPQPSVDDDDDNAAYFEDQSDSEDLPPLTENERSREGLHQEKCVEASASETRLHVMRKQDKEQAEALVLEGRVQMLVVQTRDSMYQCSRCSYVTRKQAALIRHCRSSCQVMKAGLRCQDCGMQFKQQRSLNTHLRKCQSLLRCRKKSVFASTVGKSGSCEGSSGSNASMQVQSTTLKSLTMHPEPVEVTDSTDSRVQDLAEPEGPLSPIIAAAVNETDSLTSTTKGGQEIVRSRNKLAEKEGLVNDEISGYIEDDGRYSCRKCPFSSVRKVTIDRHCATCSGSTRKVDLAEMGEQFEQEDNPSDSEHDQEEVGANDSERDSVEEERPQDPKPRFSCPNCPFLCHQKRALASHQIKGCLKPGEIQCPQCSFVAKSETSLNHHILGHKKEKKVTRGKISGNLQCNLCSFTCKQERCLTQHVAVKHEGVRPHQCRFCSFSTIRRYRLEAHESMHTGVGRHSCDLCGQTFGTTSRLRLHHQRIHGKQATHFCSLCDYRAYNLSDINRHNLSCHTGDLSYHCSQCNARFSSDVALRQHSNRAHPDANSLSCTQCSFTCGCQAALKTHMQREHPEIKTKDPQNGTEKQSKMSITHQCLVCSFSTHKRLLLVQHMLDEHEDGAAEEKTLKCDVCGFSCTHKVVFDQHVRSHGGTCLFKCTECKFSTRNKQKITWHIRIHTGEKPYRCEKCNYACADPSRLKYHMRIHMEERKYLCPECGYKCKWVNQLKYHMTKHTGAKPYACEDCEYRTNRADALRIHQETRHRDERSFICEKCGKAFKTRFLLKTHQRKHSEERPYVCSICQRAFRWPAGLRHHYLSHTNKLPFYCLHCPYRAKQKFQVVKHLQRHHPDLPVQDGVGKDQEASMSTQKTWIREAQERQEDGQTALEHMQTAGDM